One Eurosta solidaginis isolate ZX-2024a chromosome 1, ASM4086904v1, whole genome shotgun sequence genomic window, tccaattatttgaataatctacaacttaaagcttagtagaaattcagatcaagaatattcaaaggtgtcgtggatccgattgctgtcgtaattgaagaacttaaaaatgtacgactattaattgagtcagacttattattgttctaaatctaatcatcaagcaataattctgcaacccaaagcaggagtattgattggtttcaaatctaattccgacagcaatcgtatcacatcccttattatatatgtacgtgatattgcaacttaaattaatacaattgatataaagaaaagtaagtactttaataataacataaactctcttaattggattttgttttccaattgaaatcttttctaagcgagcagaaaataattttaagcttcagaaaaaacttcaattatttgaataatctacaacttaaagcttagtagaaattcagattacgtttactcttttttcaaatcaagaatattcaaaggtgtcgtggaatccgattgctgtcgtaattgatgaacttaaaaatgtacgacttgtaataaagtcagacttattattgttctaaatctaattattcaagcaataattctgcaacccttagcaggagtattgattggtttcaaatctaattccgacagctaatcgtatcacatcccttattatatatgtacgtgatattgcaacttaaattaatactgttgatataaagaaagaaaatactttaacaataaataaactctcttaattggtttttgttttccaattgaaatcttttcctgtgcaagcatatcgctaacctgtgttggcaaaacatatgattatactgtcttcgatagatagtcggacgagccgctactcggcgaagtagagatgaccgttgtgtcggtggcagctgttacaacagcagtttctaactttacaccatccgtacagtgtgatgaatgcttcactgccttttccaattgcttggcgccagcaatttttgctgtttgtaaagctttagctgtaatgcaaatatatagatgggttaaagtggttttcgtatgttattcaacaactcaccctataccatcatcacagcctcctcatcgattttgaatatgtgtactgtttcagtattcagacccagttcgtttgatgcaatattttcgatttgatgaatacgtatactatccgttaggcagacaattatgtgcgttcgattcattcatatactgtgggtatttgagccgtagacgcaattgatatattgtaacatttgtaaacagttgggtttctctgctgtcaccatcaccactagagagctattgaagaaacgctcgaccaagatatgttgcgatttaaacgcatagattttttccaccttgtcagttattgatggagaaaatgcgaaagccatatttaccatccaatacggaaatggaaatgtggaggaagaaacattttataaaatttaataaaatcaataaatgatagttgtgttaaaatggggtaaagtatcgtatgttaaagtatagcgaagtttgaataggtatcattcttcattcttagaaacatgtacgaaggtaccttgtaagatattaaaaatcctcaacgcttttttgcaataacttaaaaaaaactcatattcatcaaatttctgttttacttctacatatcaatagctacctttaccaccagaaggagtcactgttgcttctacacctatgctattgtttcctacaccgatgagctttgtaataaaataaacagctatctccccaatctctcacatctatgaatatttttgcccagATGTGTACGTAAATGCGACAGCACTGGATCGCTTACAGCAAAGGTGCATTCGCAGTATTCGCATTTGTATGGTTTTCCACCGGTATGAGTACGTATATGACGGCGTAGATTTAGAGCGTaggtaaagctttttttttttaaaagcttgttgtcgctgaagtttcactgcctttttgagcgctttgaaagcttatgtgtgatgatgcatcatcaccacccaaagaactattAGACTGATCTTCGCAATTTTCCTCTAGTATAGTAGATGGTCTGAGAAGTCTCACCATTTTCAAAGGTGAAGTTTGTAAAGTGGTATCGCCCACTATTGTGGAGTCCCACATTTTAGATGGCGCTTCAATATTTTCTAGTAGTGTTACATCAATACTTTTTAAAGGAGTTTCATTATCCAATTGATGCTGCTCCTGTACGCATAAGTCATGCAATAGACGTTGCAGTGATTGTGCTTCTTCATCTATTTCTTGTAGTTCtaagattatattattaaatttataccacgcaatcttatcaactttcaatatgttgtatattcacttaccttgtttacaagggattttaaaatagtttccatcggcgctgcgctttttagcgtcttctttaaccatatccttgttctcgctatgtatgtacttaaatagtgtgctgttaggatcggatgctgttttatcacacattttttccaaagccaTAAAACTTTCATCAGACGTGCGTTGCTGTTGGCATTCAAATATAGTTTCGTCACAAGATGCcttagttgaaaaattataaggaatcctctttatagtgtttgcattgttggatttattttcatcctccatttcaaatagtttgttcattgcatttccgctaacagcaacgttactttcatgttgatccacattcgctacatgaggagctgcgcgtgcttctagcaaagtttgtagatcctcctctaaatccaagctaaagcgttggcaagataccggctctttagcaggcgttgtagcctttctaaatgtgttcgtgaatcgagaaaaaaatattgaagatattgtttgtattaatttttaataataggtatatattaccatgctaaagtgatttatctttttaaaagtaaagtaataaagttctacaagctagtagctactttttagtcaaagatttggaaaaatttcaaattcttatatagtaagccaatttactctacagtatttaaaacatccatctccatgctcactcgaatggctcatcataaacaagcatgcaattttaatgatatatttataagcatttaccgttgcatgacaagtaatttcttgacttttgcacgccaagctttatttgcttgaaatttttccaatccagacatttgtattcaggaaaattgaaaaagagcaacaaatatccaagttatattttgttgaaccacagcagacaaggcgcggtaatcttccagggtttttgttacgaaatatcttttccagataagcttataccacttgagcacgctacgttgtgttattattttatccaatagtttcttaatggttgccccatcatttgaaattgtggccttaccactggaatcaacaatatgcttgtccatattacgtgaacccaatgtagtgcgtacagcgccCACAAGTGAATGCgaggtattgatgttggatatgatgaatattttttacataaaaactcatgtacccaatacaagttcaggcataccgccgataacacaccttttaaacgacgttgtgtccaaatcacttagcggtttttcttctatgatttgtagcaattcttcaacaaacgttggatcatgtatgggatgcgaccaaagtggaccgcccatctatatttgggaatataagaaacaatttggtgtgaacaattggtgccagttaaccctctgaaaaagcgactgacgcgcctttttgaacggacataaccgtttaaacggttaagcaccaattaagttagaaggaaaaaatttgatttattcgagtttaaatacttaagtgggatagttgaaacttacatgatgtttatcaccgcaatgcgcacaatttgtattaacatttggtccagttggtataccgaatttttcttccgcattgcctttatcTGAGATCTTGCTTTTTACAATACCTATTGCCTGTAGCatataggtatcacaaccagtgcattgaaatactattcattgtttgctgtgttcataatataaagatatggtaagtaattggattgtggtaaaaggccaaaatgctgtataccaacctcatgctatatttacacttcgcttgactactatgcatacgcacaaatacgcgtatataaaaattggcagaaatgctcaaaagtggctcaatatattttccataacgattagagttcgtttcaatgcaatgcaatagtatacgcaatcccatctcatggcagcatttcatacgcaaaggcacagaactatatttggcattgcaggcttcaggcgtattgcctgccagcacagccatatcattcgcagttacaagtaatgaacccccactcgtcagtgattgtatagcgccatccagaaagcgattcggacaatcataaggatctaggtctataacatcgaaacgcttctcatatgaagttgaaatgtacatgagagtcctattgcgaattttattattgattattacagttaaatcactagctattgattcgtatatcaaacctacattgcatccccttcgcttggcacaattaaatgtGCCAAGGGAatctactgccaccttagatagataatttgcaacaatttcacgcacgcctgctacttcttttgcataacttatgctacgtaaacttgttgcagcaagcgcttccaatattcgcagtccatcatcgtattttacaccaccaaccgtgtatggtttcttgtcattagcattgcttgctttcctttgtattttgtggatttttatgcgccgccgcttcccgctctcttatcaaccgctttgagtatacattaagtactgaaatacttaaatcacgattaaattcgtgtactggattgtagaatacggccccgccggcaataatttctgtagtgctttctttggtcacacgttcgggtgctttgtcgttcgtagcgatctgttaattcataaaatttagggcgattttgttaataacgcgaaacatatatttaccttattttcagacatttcctcaacttccatttt contains:
- the LOC137237205 gene encoding uncharacterized protein isoform X1 encodes the protein MLQAIGIVKSKISDKGNAEEKFGIPTGPNVNTNCAHCGDKHHMGGPLWSHPIHDPTFVEELLQIIEEKPLSDLDTTSFKRKATTPAKEPVSCQRFSLDLEEDLQTLLEARAAPHVANVDQHESNVAVSGNAMNKLFEMEDENKSNNANTIKRIPYNFSTKASCDETIFECQQQRTSDESFMALEKMCDKTASDPNSTLFKYIHSENKDMVKEDAKKRSADGNYFKIPCKQELQEIDEEAQSLQRLLHDLCVQEQHQLDNETPLKSIDVTLLENIEAPSKMWDSTIVGDTTLQTSPLKMVRLLRPSTILEENCEDQSNSSLGGDDASSHISFQSAQKGSETSATTSF
- the LOC137237205 gene encoding uncharacterized protein isoform X3 gives rise to the protein MRKKNSVYQLDQMLIQIVRIAVINIIKATTPAKEPVSCQRFSLDLEEDLQTLLEARAAPHVANVDQHESNVAVSGNAMNKLFEMEDENKSNNANTIKRIPYNFSTKASCDETIFECQQQRTSDESFMALEKMCDKTASDPNSTLFKYIHSENKDMVKEDAKKRSADGNYFKIPCKQELQEIDEEAQSLQRLLHDLCVQEQHQLDNETPLKSIDVTLLENIEAPSKMWDSTIVGDTTLQTSPLKMVRLLRPSTILEENCEDQSNSSLGGDDASSHISFQSAQKGSETSATTSF
- the LOC137237205 gene encoding uncharacterized protein isoform X4, yielding MSGLEKFQANKAWRAKVKKLLVMQRKATTPAKEPVSCQRFSLDLEEDLQTLLEARAAPHVANVDQHESNVAVSGNAMNKLFEMEDENKSNNANTIKRIPYNFSTKASCDETIFECQQQRTSDESFMALEKMCDKTASDPNSTLFKYIHSENKDMVKEDAKKRSADGNYFKIPCKQELQEIDEEAQSLQRLLHDLCVQEQHQLDNETPLKSIDVTLLENIEAPSKMWDSTIVGDTTLQTSPLKMVRLLRPSTILEENCEDQSNSSLGGDDASSHISFQSAQKGSETSATTSF
- the LOC137237205 gene encoding uncharacterized protein isoform X2 is translated as MGGPLWSHPIHDPTFVEELLQIIEEKPLSDLDTTSFKRKATTPAKEPVSCQRFSLDLEEDLQTLLEARAAPHVANVDQHESNVAVSGNAMNKLFEMEDENKSNNANTIKRIPYNFSTKASCDETIFECQQQRTSDESFMALEKMCDKTASDPNSTLFKYIHSENKDMVKEDAKKRSADGNYFKIPCKQELQEIDEEAQSLQRLLHDLCVQEQHQLDNETPLKSIDVTLLENIEAPSKMWDSTIVGDTTLQTSPLKMVRLLRPSTILEENCEDQSNSSLGGDDASSHISFQSAQKGSETSATTSF